CCCCCGACGCCGGGCCGCCTCGTCGACGACCACGTTCTCCACCAGCATGAACGGCCGCGCCCCGTGGGTCAGGTTCGGCACGACCAGGGTGTCCACCGTGCCGACCAGTCGCGGACCGAGGAAGGCCAGCAGCAGCGTCCGGCCCGGTTGGGCGTGCAGATCCCGCCACGCGCCGGCCAGAGCGTCCGGGTCGGGGCGGTCGTCCGAAGGGGCCAACTGCCACAGCAGGTCGAAGATCCGGTCGGGGTCGTCGTCCGGCGTCGCCGGACGTACCGTCAGCTCGGCGGGCACGGTGGTCGAGCCTAGGCCGGTCCGACCACACCCCGGCGGTACGGGCCCCAACCGACGAACCTGTCGAACAGCTCGCGGGGCGTGGGCCCCGCGTGCGGGTCGAGCCGGAACAGGTCGTGGGTGGCCTCGTGATAGAGCCCGGACAGATAGACGGCCAGGTCGACGGGGCGGTCGGCGTACTCGGCCGTGAGCAGCAGCCGCGCCTGAGCGCAGGGCCACGGCGAGCCGCAGGCGCGGCAGAGCCAGAGCGGTCGGATCGGCAGGTGCGCCGGTTGGCCCGGCGGGCAGGCGCGAGGCCGGTCCGGGTGCGGCCCGAGCCGGGGTACGGGAAACGCGGCCACGTTCATCACGACCTTCCTTCGAGGCGGAGGGTGGGCCGCCCCGGCATCGGGGGGACATCGGGGCGGCCCGGTGGCGGCCGAGCGGGAATCGGACCACCGGATGACAGTCTGTAGAGGACGGCACTACGGTGGGAAGCCGCCACGTCGTTCCTGGTAGCGGCTGGGTGGGCTCGGGGCTGGGCCCGGGCGGGCGTGGGAGTTTTCGACGCGAAAGGGGAAAGCGTGGGTGGGTCGTGGTGGGACTTCATCGCCGGCGAGCTGCGCCAGGCGCGCGTGCGGGCCGGGCTCAGCCAGGAGGAACTGGCCCGGCGGATCAACTACTCCCCGTCGCACGTGTCGGGGGTGGAGACCGGTCAGCGCCCGCCGAAGATCGATTACCTGACCGCGATGGATCAGGCGCTGGAGACGGGCGGCCTGTTCCTCCGCATGCTCCGCCACGCCTCGGCTGCTGATGCGACGCCGCCATGGCTACGCGCCTGGGTGGACAGCGAAGGAGAGGCGACTCTGCTGCGGTGGTATGAACCGGCTTACGTGCCGGGCATCCTGCAGACCGAGGCTTACGCTCGGATGACGCTTGCGGAGAGCCTGCTCACCGAGGAGGAGATCGACAAACGGGTGGTCTCCCGGCTGGGCAGACAGGGGATCCTGACCCGCGCCCATCCCTGCCCGCTCATCGCCGTGCTGGACATCATGGTGTTGCGACGGCCGCTGGTGGAGCACACCGAACTGATGGGACAGCAGCTCGCCCACCTGGTGAAGATGGCGGCACTGCCCAGCGTGCAGATCCTGGTGGTGCCCGAGGAAGCTGGCCTCTACCCTGCCTTGCAGGGCGGTTTCATTCTGGCCACCTTGAGTGACGGATCAGTGTTGGCTCACCTCGATCACCAGGTTCGGGCGCAGGTCGTCAACCAGAGTGATGACCTTGCTAGCCTGCAGCGGAAGTGGGAGGCCGTCCGTGGCGAGGCACTGTCCCGCAGAGAGTCCTTCGACCTGATCAAGGAGGCCGCCGGCTCATGGATCTGACGGATGCGCGCTGGCGCAAGTCAGCCCGCTCGGGCTCGAACGGCGGCTCGTGCGTCGAGGTGGCCGACAACCTGCCCGGTGTCGTCGGCGTGCGGGACAGCAAGGACCCGTCCGGCCCGGCGCTCACCTTCGCTCCGGCGTCCTGGCGCGTCTTCGTCGCGTATACGAAAGCGGCCGGACGCTGACCTTCGGCCCGGTGTCCTGACGTCGCGTATACGAAAGCGCCCGGCGCTGGGCTTCGGGCCGGCGTCCTGACGCGTCGCGCACCCGAAGCGGCGCGACGCTCACCTTCGCGTCCTGGCGCGCTTTCGTCGCGTACACGAAGCGGGTTTGACCTCATCGACCCAGTCGGCGGGCGAGCCACGGCAACAGCGCGTCGGCCTGTAGGCGCTGGAACGCCCGGACGGTCGGGATGCCCGGCGGCGGCGGCTGCCGGGCGCCGTCGAGGAAGAAGCCGGTGAAGCCGGCCAGCGCCCCGGTCAGGTCGGCCGGGTCGACGCGCGCGGTGAGCGGCCGGGTGGCCAGTAGGGCGTCCGGGTCGTGGCCGCCGTGCACCTGGACGTTGACGACGGCGAGCAGGGTGTCCAACCAGGCCGGCCCGCGGCAGGCCCAGGGCCAGTCGACCACGGTGACCCGGCCGTCCGGGCCGAGCAGCAGGTTGTCCGCGCGGACGTCGAGGTGGCAGAGGGTGTCGCCGGCCAGGGCGGCCAGGCCCCGGTCGGCGGCGGCGCACAGCTCGGACAGGTGCGCCCGGGCCCACGGGTCGAGGTCGGCCGGCGGGTCGGCGGCGATCCGGCGCCAGCCGGCGAAGTCGTGGGCGAGCGACTCGGTCGCGGTGGCGGTGGCGACGGCGGGGGCCGGGGTGAGCGTGGCCGCCATCGACTCCAGGGTGGACAGTACGGCGGCCAGCTCGCCGGTGTCCCACGGGGTGACCGGGTGCCGGCCCTCGACGTCGGCGTAGACGAGCGCGATCCAGTCGCCGTCGTCGTGGCTGCCGAGCAGCCGGGGCGTCGGCGCGTGCGCGGGCAGCGCGGCGGCGATCCGGGCCTCGGCCCGGTGCATGGTCGGGCTGCGGTCGTTCTGCGCCGGGCTGACCGCCTTGACGAAGGCCCGCCCGCCGCGCGCGGTGCGGACCCGGTCGGCGGTGCCTGGGGAGAAGCCGCCCGGCTGCGACTCCGCCGCCACCACCCGGTCGTCGAGGATGGCCTCGACCGCGGTACGGACGTGTGCCGGCAACTCGTGCCAGCGGACGCGGATCTTCGACTGACTGCTCACCGTCCCACCGTGCGTGTCGCGCGCCCACCGGGCAACCGGGTTAGGCGGGGGCCCCTATTAACGCCTCGCGGTGAGAGGGGGCCCCTTCTCTACCGGAGGCGTTAACAAGGGCCCCCGCCTAACCCGCGCACTTTGGGGGTTGAAGGGTGCTTTGGCGGGGTTACCTGACCGGGAACGCGGGAACGCCACCGCGACGCCCCGGGGAAGGAGCCACGGATGCGGGAACGCACCGGACTGACCATCGGCGTGCTCGGCTCGTACGGCGGACGCAACCTCGGCGACGAGGCGATCCTCACGGGTCTCCTGGCCGATCTGCGCCAACACGAGCCGAACGCGCGGATCATCGTGTTCTCCCGCAACCCGGCGCACACCGCGCTGGCGCACCCCGACGTCGAGGCGGTGCCGTGGGAGGGCGTCAGCCGGGTCGACTCCTCGCAGGTGCTCCACCAGCTCGACCTGCTCATCCTCGGCGGTGGCGGGATCCTCTACGACAAGGAGGCCCGGCGCTACCTGCGGGTGGTCCGGGTCGCCCAGGAGCGGGGTCTGCCGCTGCTCACGTACGCGGTCGGGGTCGGCCCGCTCACCGACGGGGTGGACACCGGCATGGTGCGCGAGACCCTGGCGCAGGCGGTCGAGGTGACCGTCCGCGACCAGGAGTCGCGGATGGTGCTGGAGGAGGCCGGTCTGGTCAACCCGATCACCGTCACCGGTGACCCGGCGTTCCTGCTCACGCCGGAGGAGTTCCCCGCGCAGTGGCTGCGCGAGGAGGGCGTGCCGGCGGGCTCCCGGCTGGTCGGGTTGAGCGTGCGGGAGCCGGGGCGGGCCGCGGAACGCCTCGACGTCGACGGCTACCACCGGCTGCTCGCCCAGATCGGCGACTTCCTGGTGCACCGCATCGACGCGCATGTGCTGTTCGTCCCGATGGAACGCGACGACATCCGACACTCGCACGGGGTGTTGTCCCACATGATCGCCGCGGACCGGGGGCGGATCCTGCACGGCGACTACCGTCCGGCGCAGATCCTCGGCCTGATGCGCCACTTCGACCTCGCGGTCGGTATGCGGCTGCACTTCCTGATCTTCGCGGCGATGATGAACACGCCGTTCCTGCCGCTGCCGTACGCCGGAAAGGTCTTCGACCTGGCCCAGCGGCTCGGCGTGCCGGCGCTGCGCGGCATGGAGCGGGAGGTGGAGGGCCCGCTGCTGGCCGAGGTGGACCGGCTCTGGGACGAGCGGGCGGCCCGGGCCGGCGAGACCGCCCGCCGGGTGGCGGAGGTGTGCGACCAGGCGCGCGGCACCTCGCAGGTGACGCGGAGCGTGCTGGACAGCATCCGGGCCCGCACGCTGACCCCGACCGCCTGAGCCTTCCGACCGCCCAGCGGCCCGGGCGGCCCAGCGGCCGAGGCGGCTCGGTGGCCCGGCGCGGTCAGGCCGCCGGGCCGCGCCAGCTGTAGACCCACTCGTGCTCCGGCCGGTCCCCGGACTCCAACTCGTAGATCTGCGCCTCGGCCAGCCCACCCGGCCCCAGGTGGTGGTGGGTCAGCGGCGGGCGGCCGTTGGCGTCCAGCTCGACCGTGACGGTTTCGCCGTCGGCCGCGCCGCCGACCAGTGGGATGTGCACCGAGGAAGCCATACGACCATCCTGCCCCGGGCGGAGGGCACGCGCAGCGGATAGCGGGGCAGCGGGCGGCCCGGTCCGGCGACTAGGGTCCGGAGATGGCGACCCCGACGATCGATCCGACGCTCGGCCCGGTCCTCGCCCGCACGGGCGACGAACGGGCGATCCTCGACGCGTTCCTCGACTTCCACCGCGCCACCGTGCTGCGCAAGGCGCGCGGTCTCACCGACGCCGACGCCGCCCGGCGGCTGGTGCCCTCGCTGACCACCCTGGCCGGGCTGCTCAAACACCTCGCCCTGGTCGAGGGCAACTGGTTCGCCCGGCTGTTCGCGCCGGAGCCGGGCGACGTCTACCTCACCTCCCAGGCCGACGCCGACGCCAGCTACACGCTCGGTCCCGACGACACCGTCGAGGCGCTCGCCGCGGCGTACGAAGCGGCCTGCGCCCGGTCCCGGGCCATCGCCGCCCGCTTCGACCTCGACCACGTGGTGCCGCACCCGCAGCTCGGCGAGGTGTCGCTGCGCTGGGTGCTCGTGCACCTGATCGAGGAGACCGCCCGGCACGCCGGGCACGCCGACATCCTGCGCGAGCTGACCGACGGCGAGACCGGCGCGATCTGAGAGTCAGTCGCGGGGCAGTAGCCCGTCCGGATATTCCATCCCGTCGTGGGCGCACGCGGCGGCGGCCACCCGGGCGGCGTACCGGGCCGCGTCCCGCGTGCCGGCGCCGCGCAGCCGGGCGGCGATCAGCCCGGCGGCGAAGGCGTCCCCGGCGCCGGTGTTGCCGATCCGCAGATCGACCGGGGGCACGGTCAGCGAGTCTGCGGCGGGCAGCGGCAGCGCGGGCACCCGGGCGCGGACGTCCACGCCCAGCCCGCCGAGCACGAGAAGGTCGACCATGGCGCCGACGATATCCACGCCCGGCCGCCTATCCTTGCCCCGGGCGTCGTCGAGGGGGAGAGCACGTGCTGGTCATCCACGGGCTGTGGCTGCCCGGCGCCGGGCTCGCCCTGTGGGCCGAGGACAGCACGCTGCCGCCCCGGGCGCCCCGCCGGCCCGGCCGCGTCCCGCGCGAACGGCCGCACCCCTTCGCCGCCGACCACGCCACGCTGGCCGCCGCGCTCGACGCGACGTCCGGTCAGCCGGTCTCCGTACTGCTCGGCCTGCCCACCCGCGCCGGCTCGCCGGTGGACTCGCCGGAGCTGGTCCGGACCGCCGTCGCGGACCCGGCCCGCGGTCCGGTCACCCGCGCCGGTTGGCGGGTCCCCGCCCTGGCGTACGCCCCGGACGACGCCTACGCGCTGCTGCGCGCGCCCCGCCCGGACCCGATCGGGGCGAGCCTGCGGCACCTGGCCGAGTTGGCCGACTTCGCCGCCGACCTGGTGACCCGTGGCCGCCTGCTCCCCACCCTGCTCGGTAAGGCGGGGGCCCCGCTTAACGCCTCCGGTATAGGAGGGGGCCCCGCTTATCACTCGGCGGCGGACGGGCGAGGGCGGCGGGCGGCGGGCGAGGCCGGCGCGGTGGCCGCTCACTCGCCTGCCTCCCGGCGGAGGCGGCGGACGGTGGACGAGGCCACCGCGCTGGCGCTCTGGCGGCCGTTGCTCACCGGCACGGACGCGGCCTGGGCCCGCGACCTGGCGCTGGCCCTGCCCCCGGCGGCCCGCGCCGCCCGCGAGTGGCAGCCGGCGGCTTCGGGTGCATCTGTTGTTGCCCAGGCGACAACAGACGCACCCAAACCGCCGGGCAGCGCGGGTGCCACGCATCTGCTAGGGGCGACCGGGCGGGCGGACGGCGTCGGGGCGGGTGAGCTGGTGGCGGAGGCGCTCGACGCGCTTGTCGACGCCGCCGCCCGGGTGGCCCTGGCCGACACCCGGCTGTCCCGGGGGATGCGCCCCGTCGGCGCGGTGCCGGGCTGGTTGGCCGCGCTCACCGGCCCGCAGCGTGTCGTCACCGCCGACCCGGCCGCGCTGGCGACGCTTGGCGCCGAGTTGGACGCCTGGCAGCGCGATGCCGCAGGTGGTGCGGTACGGGCCACGTTCCGCCTGGTCGAGCCGGCCGCCGACCCGGTCGCCGAACTGGTCGAGGGCGGCGCCTGGCAGGTGGAGTTCGGCCTGCACCCGGCCGACGAGCCGGGGCTCGTGGTCGACGCCGGGCACATCTGGCAGCGGCCCGCACCGGCGCTCGCCGCCCGCGGGGTGGATCCGCAGGAGACGCTCCTGGCCGAGCTGGGCCGCGCCAGCCGACTGTGGCCGGAGGTGGACGCCGCCCTGCGTACCGCCGCGCCTGAAGGAATGGAGCTGGACGCCGACGGCGCGCACCGGTTCCTGCGCGAGGGCGCGCCGGTGTTGCACGCGGCCGGTTTCGGGGTGCTGCTGCCGTCCTGGTGGCGGCGCTCGTCGTCGCGCCTGGGCGCGCGGCTGCGGGCGCGCAGCCGCAGCGCCCCGGGCGCGGTCGCCGCGACCGCCGGCACGTTGGGGCTGGACGCGCTCGTCGACTACCGCTGGGAGGTGGCCCTCGGCGACCAGCCGCTTACCGCCGAGGAGTTGGCCTCGCTCGCCGACCTGAAGTCGCCGCTGGTGCGGCTGCGCGGCCGGTGGGTCGAGCTGGATCCGCAGCGGCTGGAGGCCGGGCTGCGGCTGCTCCGCTCGTCGGGCGAGCTGACCGTGGCGGACCTGCTGCGGATGGGACTCTCCGGCGAGGAGCGTGACGGCGCGGAACGCGGCGGTGAGCTGCCGGTGCTCGACGTGGTCGCCGACGGGGCGCTCGGTGAGCTGCTCGCCGGGGAGGCGGAGCGGCGGCTCACCCCGGCCGACCCGCCGCCGGGCTTCATCGGGACGCTGCGGCC
The genomic region above belongs to Micromonospora sp. WMMD1128 and contains:
- a CDS encoding GNAT family N-acetyltransferase; the protein is MPAELTVRPATPDDDPDRIFDLLWQLAPSDDRPDPDALAGAWRDLHAQPGRTLLLAFLGPRLVGTVDTLVVPNLTHGARPFMLVENVVVDEAARRRGVAGALMRSAVDSARSANCYKVQLVSNRRRVEAHRFYESAGFTPSATGYRRYL
- a CDS encoding phosphotransferase → MSSQSKIRVRWHELPAHVRTAVEAILDDRVVAAESQPGGFSPGTADRVRTARGGRAFVKAVSPAQNDRSPTMHRAEARIAAALPAHAPTPRLLGSHDDGDWIALVYADVEGRHPVTPWDTGELAAVLSTLESMAATLTPAPAVATATATESLAHDFAGWRRIAADPPADLDPWARAHLSELCAAADRGLAALAGDTLCHLDVRADNLLLGPDGRVTVVDWPWACRGPAWLDTLLAVVNVQVHGGHDPDALLATRPLTARVDPADLTGALAGFTGFFLDGARQPPPPGIPTVRAFQRLQADALLPWLARRLGR
- a CDS encoding DEAD/DEAH box helicase, with the translated sequence MLVIHGLWLPGAGLALWAEDSTLPPRAPRRPGRVPRERPHPFAADHATLAAALDATSGQPVSVLLGLPTRAGSPVDSPELVRTAVADPARGPVTRAGWRVPALAYAPDDAYALLRAPRPDPIGASLRHLAELADFAADLVTRGRLLPTLLGKAGAPLNASGIGGGPAYHSAADGRGRRAAGEAGAVAAHSPASRRRRRTVDEATALALWRPLLTGTDAAWARDLALALPPAARAAREWQPAASGASVVAQATTDAPKPPGSAGATHLLGATGRADGVGAGELVAEALDALVDAAARVALADTRLSRGMRPVGAVPGWLAALTGPQRVVTADPAALATLGAELDAWQRDAAGGAVRATFRLVEPAADPVAELVEGGAWQVEFGLHPADEPGLVVDAGHIWQRPAPALAARGVDPQETLLAELGRASRLWPEVDAALRTAAPEGMELDADGAHRFLREGAPVLHAAGFGVLLPSWWRRSSSRLGARLRARSRSAPGAVAATAGTLGLDALVDYRWEVALGDQPLTAEELASLADLKSPLVRLRGRWVELDPQRLEAGLRLLRSSGELTVADLLRMGLSGEERDGAERGGELPVLDVVADGALGELLAGEAERRLTPADPPPGFIGTLRPYQRRGLAWLAFLQSLGLGGILADDMGLGKTVQLLALLAGDPPEAGPTLLVCPMSLVGNWQREAATFAPELRLHVHHGAERARGDEFTAAVAAANLVLTTYSVAARDAVDLAGVDWHRVVVDEAQAIKNAATRQAEAVRSLPARHRVAVTGTPVENRLADLWSIMQFANPGLLGPAATFRKRFAEPIERHGDAEVAERLRRVTGPFVLRRLKTDPSIITDLPEKLEMEVLCNLTAEQAALYRAVVDDMMAKIESSDGIERRGLVLATMTRLKQVCNHPAQLLHDGSALAGRSGKLERLDEIVDEVLAAGEKALLFSQYAEFGGMLRGHLSARTGREVVFLHGGVGKAERDAMVARFQSPDGPPLFVLSLKAGGTGLTLTAANHVVHVDRWWNPAVEDQATDRAFRIGQRRRVQVRKFVCAGTVEEKVAAMIAEKRSLARSVVGSGEQWVTELSTDTLRELFTLESGAVVE
- a CDS encoding polysaccharide pyruvyl transferase family protein produces the protein MRERTGLTIGVLGSYGGRNLGDEAILTGLLADLRQHEPNARIIVFSRNPAHTALAHPDVEAVPWEGVSRVDSSQVLHQLDLLILGGGGILYDKEARRYLRVVRVAQERGLPLLTYAVGVGPLTDGVDTGMVRETLAQAVEVTVRDQESRMVLEEAGLVNPITVTGDPAFLLTPEEFPAQWLREEGVPAGSRLVGLSVREPGRAAERLDVDGYHRLLAQIGDFLVHRIDAHVLFVPMERDDIRHSHGVLSHMIAADRGRILHGDYRPAQILGLMRHFDLAVGMRLHFLIFAAMMNTPFLPLPYAGKVFDLAQRLGVPALRGMEREVEGPLLAEVDRLWDERAARAGETARRVAEVCDQARGTSQVTRSVLDSIRARTLTPTA
- a CDS encoding DUF397 domain-containing protein, whose amino-acid sequence is MDLTDARWRKSARSGSNGGSCVEVADNLPGVVGVRDSKDPSGPALTFAPASWRVFVAYTKAAGR
- a CDS encoding DinB family protein, translating into MATPTIDPTLGPVLARTGDERAILDAFLDFHRATVLRKARGLTDADAARRLVPSLTTLAGLLKHLALVEGNWFARLFAPEPGDVYLTSQADADASYTLGPDDTVEALAAAYEAACARSRAIAARFDLDHVVPHPQLGEVSLRWVLVHLIEETARHAGHADILRELTDGETGAI
- a CDS encoding PfkB family carbohydrate kinase, with the translated sequence MVDLLVLGGLGVDVRARVPALPLPAADSLTVPPVDLRIGNTGAGDAFAAGLIAARLRGAGTRDAARYAARVAAAACAHDGMEYPDGLLPRD
- a CDS encoding helix-turn-helix transcriptional regulator, whose amino-acid sequence is MGGSWWDFIAGELRQARVRAGLSQEELARRINYSPSHVSGVETGQRPPKIDYLTAMDQALETGGLFLRMLRHASAADATPPWLRAWVDSEGEATLLRWYEPAYVPGILQTEAYARMTLAESLLTEEEIDKRVVSRLGRQGILTRAHPCPLIAVLDIMVLRRPLVEHTELMGQQLAHLVKMAALPSVQILVVPEEAGLYPALQGGFILATLSDGSVLAHLDHQVRAQVVNQSDDLASLQRKWEAVRGEALSRRESFDLIKEAAGSWI